Below is a genomic region from Argopecten irradians isolate NY chromosome 14, Ai_NY, whole genome shotgun sequence.
tgtcacaggcccaatatgagtaccctgggcgttttggttcttgagaagaagtcatttaaagatatttgcctatttgacccctgtgacctggaatgaagttcaaggtcattaatttgaacaaacttggtagcccttcatcccagcatgtcccAGGCACAGTATgaataccctgggccttttggttattgagaagttgCTTAAATGAAAAGTATGCGCATGGCGCACGGAGAcctatttttattttcacatataATTGTTGCacatatacaaattttaagCTTCCCTTTTCTAATGTTTGTAAGGTTTCGAAAACAAATGATATAATATCGAGTTATTGAAGCGATATAGCACGTACCCGTCTTATTTTTTGggtacgatttttccggaagtagatacCTTTCAAACGGGTCCGGGTCCCTTTACCATACTGTGTTAAATGAGAAGTTACTTTTAATATTTACGtgttgaattattttttgttaatttcccTTTTGAAtcatcataatacatgtatcagaatGACAATGAGATGATATACGATGATGGCTAGTCGCACTGGTTACGCATAActataattgaaaataaagcaaaatttgtttgtaatatatctGTGTCATTCATTGATTATAATTCGTTCTTTGTCAATGTTCACGGATCAGAAATAACCACGAGGCTACGGTTTCGTTTTGTAATGATCTTCGCATACACCATAACCGTAATTTCCGTTTTCACAGTTCTTGTCATGCCAAGTGCCTTGTTGATTCATAACAGCACAATCCTCATTGCCGTTGTTGTTAGGTGCACCGTTAGCCCAATTAGGATTCATCACTTTGTCCCCAGGTCCCCACATCCACTCGTCTTCCAAAACATGGTCGTTTGCCGAGATCCAAATTACTGATAAAACTGGAAATTAAAGTACCGTTATCTTTTTAGAAATgaatgataaaatgatttagATAATTACAATAGAAAACGTAATTGTATTGAATCCTATCTAATGTTCGTTACAAGCAGaaatatttgttgaataaaCCTCCCCACTTGTTCAATGTAGCTTCTCACATCAGCGTTTTCAATGTCCTTGGGAAACCATATATATGTCTTTTTACATACTATTAGTTattgtactatgacgtcatgttttacacataaaataattcaaacccctgaagaccggcatgagccgagaaagcgctagggaggaaaaaactgttttatagttgtgttttctttttatatatatattttattatggtTTAAAAGATTTGATCTctaatattaaaaacatatatgatatatatcacaagGTACAACTAACGGATATGATTggtatcacaaggtaaaaccaacatgtatgatttatatcacaaggtaaaactaacgggtatgatttatatcacaaggtaaactaacgggtatgatttatatcacaaggtaaactaacgggtatgatttaaaTCACAAGGTAAACTAAcgtgtatgatttatatcataaGGTAAAACTAACAAGTATGGTTTATATCACAaagtaaaactaacgggtatgatttaaatcacaaggtaaaacaaacgtgtatgatttatatcacaaggtaaaactaacgggtatgattgaTATCCCAATGTAAAACTAACGTGTATGATTGGTATCACAATTTAAAACTAACGTGTATAATTGGTATCACAATGAAAAACTAACGTGTATAATTGGTATCACAATGTAAAACTAACTTGTATAATTGGTATCACAATGAAAAAAAGTGACGGGTATGCACAACAATTTAAGTGGACTGATGATGGATATATGGAacgaaataatttatataagaACATATTGTAGACAACAACCTAATATGAAAACCGACTATAGTGTatattttggtatatatatatcagtgatatatatctTCAGCATTTTAAACCTACCTCGTTTCCTTATTTCTGATATGAGAAAAGACGTCACATCGTCGTTGTCAATCCTCACCATTTTCGCGCCTTTTCCCGCACACAACATCTTTaggatatatttataaaaacgtgagtaaatgaGCGAATCTATTCATAACTgtatgtgggtttttttttctgcgAATATACATCAACAATACTATACAATAAAGAAAGGTATATGTTTTTCATTAGTTATTGTCAATATTTGCGGTATCTATAAGTATAGATCTGTCGAATGTATAATTCATTATATTAGACGAAGGCCAATGTATTTCCCTTGGAACCGAATCAGTATCAGGTAATATACAGTGTTTTCTATTCCCACATGATTAAGTTTATCACTCGTATAACTCCCGAAGTGACCGTCTTGTCACACTTACACGATCTCTAAGTATTGAAAGATATGATGGACCAAAACCCATAACAAAATCAAGGCAAGAATCACGCTTACTGTGTTATCGTCTGCTGTCAATTCACTGCTGAAGAAATAACACTTGTGATTGAAGGGCACCCAGTGGACCGGGCACACATCTGCAACATTAAGATGCACAATACTCTACACATTTTATACATAGTATCGTAGTTATGCAAAGTTATGCGCGGCCTGATCTTGGATGGGTGACCGCTCCGTTTGTTCGGACCCCTGCACGTTACATGAAGAGAAAGGCGGATTCATATTAATGTATCATTGACAGTAAAATATGTGAGAAAGTAATCTGACAAACAGTGATCGTACTAAAGTAGTAAGGTATGTAGTCCAGCGTCAGACTCTATGTAAGACATGGCTAATTAACATGCATAATTAGACCTAAATCAGCGGTCGGCTTTAGACAAACAAAAGAATGCTGATATGATACCCGTGACAATCAAGCAATACTTTGATTtggtttgttatatttatatgtttatgttcTCCGTATTTCAGTGTATAGTAGCATCCATGCCAACAAACGGGGCTGTTTACCTATTTGTTTTCTATAACAGTTAGTTAACAATAATACAGTGTACTGACCTTGCTCCAGACAAATATGGCGTCCTTCCTTAGTCTCGATACAAATGTCAGATTCTGAGCAGTTTCCGCAGTTTGTAGTGTCCTCCTGAAATAAGTTACTCTAATCAGAAGAGTGTATGAATAAGAAAGTCTTATTCACACTGTAATTATAGATTTAATGAAATGTAATGGGCAAACATGAATAGCCATCTTCTCAGCAAACATTTGGTTTCTACTTCTGCTACGCGCTAATCATAAAGGCACGACTGCGTTTgtccgttgttagtataatgttaCCAGGTAGGGTATCTTCGGTATCTTCCGCGGCATGGTTAATTTAAATGACACTGTACAAGTGCCATAGTTCCGCTAtgacaagaaaacacaacatgatAATACAGCAGCCTCTCAacacatatagatatacatggCACAACGTCCGTACAGGGTCATTACCTTTCCAAAAACGGGATTGacaattttgtagagtcgccaTAGTTATAcgcttactgttaatactatacttatcatcacaattacattaagataaataaaatgttatttttataccGTGGTCGTCTTATTTTTTCCGCCGTTGTCCTATTACCACGCGTTActtcagtcacgtgatacgattcggaaatCCGACAAcacccgaaggtactgaacatggcggtgattgaaggcgctttattcaaaactaGCAATATATCATCCCTAGACTTCGACTTTCTTATTGGTCGCGATATGCTTTTCTGGAGCTAAATCAccaagttacatgtccatgttcaaataacAAATGTTTAAGCGACAGATCATTACCGTAAAATTCGCATAAAATTTAACTTAAAGGGAAGTAAATAGTTTACATATCTTCTATGTAACGGAGCTCACCATTGGATGTCTTTATGgatacataaatacatgtaaaggAAATCATAGATCATAgacgtacatgtattatcagCTTAATTAGGTAATGGTAACTGAACGTGTCACCCATAACAACAATATGTAACGTAGAGTAATTGATTCATATCGTTTATCACTACAGTAAAGTTTTATCGATTACAATTTGTAATATTGGTACGTAACCCAGGTAAAACAGTGGTAAAAAGTAAGCGTCAGCAAGCAATGCAATCTGTTTGAGATTTTATCGGCTGTATTGATATACTGTGCGAATACGTTTCTATCATATGTTTcaaatataaaagtattttcgatgttaacaataaaatggatATACATTATAGTAATGCCTAAATAGTTTCGGCATACAATTAAATACACAAtccatgtacattttgtaattacattatatatcaataCTATCTATCTTTTACATAATCAGTTTAGCGGGTACGACGCGTTCTATTTGAACTACGGCAGATACGTATCGATACAAATGGCTGGTAAGGCGCGTTCTATTTGAACTACAGCAGATACGTATCGATACAAGTGATATGAATCTGCAAATGGAACAGCCGGAGAggtatacatttataaacgaTCATTTTGTTGTTATATGTACAAACTTAAACTGACAGGTACCCGTGAAACCATATGTAATCCATGTGACGGTTTAGTAACCATCTGatttttggattttattttaCACACGGATCttcaaattatattatatttaccaATTAGTACACATTTAGATTGGTACACGTCAAGTAAACACTCTGAAAGCTTGTgctaatataaataacaaatatacagtcTGCATTTAATAGGATGCCACATAATACCGATGGTACAAGCGAGTTAGGAAGGGTACGAAGAAATAAAGTACGCTTACCGGCAATCTAATTAAGATACAGAACCTTATTATCACtgcgttggataagaggatctgacaacatccaatTAGGGATCACGTCAAGATGACATTTGGAAAtatccaatcaaattgctgctgccagaatcttgactagGGACGAAATAGCTGtcagatatatttttgtatacgTAGTCATCTTGCCCAAAGAGGTAGAACAAAGCTGAATATATACGTGGACAAAACAGCGTTTACAATTTAAATAGCAAgttgtagaaaatgcatttaatctgaagtacatgtggtattatggtcatccgaacatgaccccttatgttgtcagatcctctattgaacatAGTGgttatattttaatcagattgctttACCTGGATCAGGATAGCTTCAGAGGAACATGGCGAAGGAAGAACATGGCGAAGGAAGAACATGGCGAACATGGCGAAGGAAGAACATGGCGAAGGAAGAACATGGCGAAGAAGAACATGGCGAAGGAAGAACATGGCGAAGTAAGGCGAAGGAAGAACATGGCGAAGGAAGAACATGGCGAAGGAAGAACATGGCGAAGGAAGAACATGGCGAAGGAAGAACATGGCGAAGGAAGAACATGGCGAACATGGCGAAGGAAGAACATGGCGAACATGGCGAAGGAAGAACATGGCGAACATGGCGAAGGAAGAACATGGCGAAGGAAGAACATGGCGAAGGAAGAACATGGCGAAGGAAAAACATGGCGAAGGAAGAACATGGCGAAGGAAGAACATGGCGAACATGTCAAAGGAAGAACATGGCGAAGGAAGAACATGGCGAACATGGCGAAGGAAGAACATGGCGAAGGAAGAACATGGCGAACATGGCGAAGGAAGAACATGGCGAACATGGCGAAGGAAGAACATGGCGAACATGGCGAAGGAAGAACATGGCGAAGGAAGAACATGGCGAAGGAAGAACATGGCGAACATGGCGAAGGAAGAACATGGCGAAGGAAGAACATGGCGAAGGAAGAACATGGCGAAGGAAGAACATGGCGAAGGAAGAACATGGCGAAGGAAGAACATGGCGAAGGAAGAAAGAACATGGCGAAGGAAGAACATGCCGAACATGGCGAAGGAAGAACATGGCGAACATGGCGAAGGAAGAACATGGCGAACATGGCGAAGGAAGAACATGGCGAAGGAAGAACATGGCGAACATGGCGAAGGAAGAACATGGCGAACATGGCGAAGGAAGAACATGGCGAACATGGCGAAGGAAGAACATGGCGAACATGGCGAAGGAAGAACATGGCGAACATGGCGAAGGAAGAACATGGCGAAGGAAGAACATGGCGAACATGGCAAAGGAAGAACATGGAGAAGGAAGGACATGGCGAAGGAAGAACATGGCGAACATGGCGAAGGAAGAACATGGCGAACATGGCGAAGGAAGAACATGGCGAACATGGCGAAGGAAGAACATGGGAACATGGCGAAGGAAGAACATGGTGAACATGGCGAAGGAAGAACATGGCGAACATGGCGAAGGAAGAACAGGCGAACATGGCGAAGGAAGAACATGGCGAAGGAAGAACATGGCGAAGGAAGAACATGGCGAACATGGCGAAGGAAGAACATGGCGAAGGAAGAACATGGCGAACATGGCGAAGGAAGAACATGGCGAAGGAAGAACATGGCGAAGGAAGAACATGGCGAACATGGCGAAGGAAGAACATGGCGAACATGGCGAAGGAAGAACATGGCGAAGGAAGAACATGGCGAAGGAAGAACATGGCGAACATGGCGAAGGAAGAACATGGCGAACATGGCGAAGGAAGAACATGGCGAAGGAAGAACATGGCGAACATGGCGAAGGAAGAACATGGCGAAGGAAGAACATGGCGAAGGAAGAACATGGCGAACATGGCGAAGGAAGAACATGGCGAAGGAAGAACATGGCGAAGGAAGAACATGGCGAACATGGCGAAGGAAGAACATGGCGAAGGAAGAACATGGCGAACATGGCGAAGGAAGAACATGGCGAAGGAAGAACATGGCGAAGGAAGAACATGGCGAACATGGCGAAGGAAGAACATGGCGAAGGAAGAACATGGCGAAGGAAGAACATGGCGAACATGGCGAAGGAAGAACATGGCGAACATGGCGAAGGAAGAACATGGCGAACATGGCGAAGGAAGAACATGGCGAAGGAAGAACATGGCGAAGGAAGAACATGGCGAACATGGCGAAGGAAGAACATGGCGAACATGGCGAAGGAAGAACATGGCGAAGGAAGAACATGGCGAAGGAAGAACATGGCGAGGCGAACATGGCGAAGGAAGAACATGGGAAGGAAGAACATGGCGAAGGAAGAACATGGGAAATGGCGAAGGAAGAACATGGCGAACATGGCGAAGGAAGAACATGGCGAAGAAGAACATGGCGAAGGAAGAACATGGCGAACATGGCGAAGGAAGAACATGGCGAACATGGCGAAGGAAGAACATGGCGAAGGAAGAACATGGCGAAGGAAGAACATGGCGAACATGGCGAAGGAAGAACATGGCGAAGGAAGAACATGGCGAAGGAAGAACATGGCGAACATGGCGAAGAAAGACATGGCGAAGGAAGAACATGGCGAACATGGCGAAGGAAGAACATGGCGAACATGCGAAGGAAGACATGGCGAAGGAAGAACATGGCGAAAGGAAGAACATGGCGAAGGAAGAACATGGCGAACATGGCGAAGGAAGAACATGGCGAACATGGCGAAGGAAGAACATGGCGAAGGAAGAACATGGCGAACATGGCGAAGGAAGAACATGGCGAAGGAAGAACATGGCGAACATGGCAAAGGAAGAACATGGCGAAGGAAGAACATGGCGAAGGAAGAACATGGCGAACATGGCGAAGGAAGAACATGGCGAACATGGCGAAGGAAGAACATGGCGAAGGAAGAACATGGCGAAGGAAGAACATGGCGAAGGAAGAACATGGCGAAGGAAGAACATGGCGAACATGGCGAAGGAAGAACATGGCGAACATGGCGAAGGAAGAACATGGCGAACATGGCGAAGGAAGAACATGGCGAACATGGCGAAGGAAGAACATGGCGAACATGGCGAAGGAAGAACATGGCGAACATGGCGAAGGAAGAACATGGAGAAGGAATGACATAGCGATGGAAGAACATGGCGAAAGAAGATAAGGAAGAAGGGCAATTATTAACTGCTTAAAAGATAAAACATTGCCATGTTGCTTTCCACGCCATGTAACAGCACATTGAGGTAAGAACACagaaattatcaaaaatgaTGAATTAGTTGTTTCTCACTTGTGAAGGTGGAACATCCAGAAGTGACGTCATATTGCCCTTTTCGGCGAAGGTCATCATGAGGTCACACGTGAGCTGTTCCCTGTTGTGGTGGATTTTCTTACAAAGTTTGTATCTCTTACACATCTTGATACACTGTGATACACCAATGGTGTCTAACTGCATGAAGGACTTGTAGTACCTGTTGGATTCCtggtcaacatggacatgtttGGTCAACTGTCCGTGTCCGGTAACAAGTGATTTTAGTATAAGTATCACTGTCAATGTAAAGTGTTGGTAAGGAAAACAGAACATGTTCGTATTATACCTCCACAGACTCTGTGGTAGATTCGCTTTTTATCTTGTTTAACTGAGGCTTATAGATTTGCTTAAGACAGATGGTTCCAtcttgtattatttatttataactaCACAGACCCTTCCTGTGATATATTGACTTTTCCTTTTGTTAAAACCTTGTTGACAATGTCACCAGTTTCCACTCGGCATCACTGATAAGGTTATAGACCGGTTTGTCTTGTATGATTTATTCATAATCCTCATCAACCTCCATTACACGGTACAGAGGTGACTGTGtatcagaaataaatataaaactcaAACCCAGAAAGATTCAGatataaagttttaaaaaatcagaCATAAGTATCCATTAAATTTAATTGGTAAGTGCAGTTTCACACATGCAGTGCAAAGGCTACATATCGAAAACGCCTTTAATTCCAAACATTTCGTCAATTTTTGAGTAACAACACCTGGATATTAGTCGATAATTTACCGAATTGTCTCCTTTATTCTGTATCTATTGCAAAAGATTCAAACTCTACTATTGGTGTATGAAAAAACTATTTCTTGTTTCTGTGTAACATTTAGGTTCATTTGTCTGCTCAAAATGGTGACATATTATCCTTTCCATAATGCTTTAATTTGCGGAATTatgatgtttatttataaagaaCACATAACAGTTTAAAGTCGGGAcatgttttctgaaacaccCTGCACTTGTTGTTTATTAGTTGTTTGTGAATGAAACCCATAAGATCTATATAAGATGGTGCGATCATACTTCTAACATGTTGATTCATAATTGTCTACACCGTGTTAAAAATGCTTTGTATCAGTAGATCATATTGCTTATTGTTAGCTTTTCTGGGATTCATTTAATTATCCATGATTTTACACTTCATTTAAAGCTACTTTAACAATATTTCCATTTCCAGGCCGAAATCGTTCATTCAATTATATTGACAACCCATCGGAAGACcgtcttttatttttcatcatttttaatGCTTTTGAGCATGCATTTTAATGTTGGTTCCTCACAACTATTgcattatttgatttcatcttactttccctgcaggtagggctttagaattgtacctgctacca
It encodes:
- the LOC138308135 gene encoding CD209 antigen-like protein A; translated protein: MFCFPYQHFTLTVILILKSLVTGHGQLTKHVHVDQESNRYYKSFMQLDTIGVSQCIKMCKRYKLCKKIHHNREQLTCDLMMTFAEKGNMTSLLDVPPSQEDTTNCGNCSESDICIETKEGRHICLEQDVCPVHWVPFNHKCYFFSSELTADDNTMLCAGKGAKMVRIDNDDVTSFLISEIRKRVLSVIWISANDHVLEDEWMWGPGDKVMNPNWANGAPNNNGNEDCAVMNQQGTWHDKNCENGNYGYGVCEDHYKTKP